In Rhodothermus marinus DSM 4252, a single genomic region encodes these proteins:
- a CDS encoding D-alanine--D-alanine ligase family protein — protein MHPNGLMRIGIVYDLFDDYPWEVGEPPDADAENEPPETVDVLAAAIRKLGHKPVRIGTAYDLLVELPDLRIDCGISIAEGARGRNREAYAPMLFEMAGIPYIGSDPLTLSLSLDKAWTKDLVAAAGVPTPPYRTYAGPEDVDPHDLPGPFPLFVKPRYEGSSKGITAASKVHSLEALREQVARLTATYRQEVIVEPFIEGSEFTVAVIGNNPPEPLPVLQRAVEATTGIGLHALEHRGMKPAAALEAAPYVPLTDELERCLQQLAVRVYEKLQCRDFARLDFRVDREGKPWFLEINPLPTFAPDGTFAILAELMQRPYVEFLAEILQRGLRRLGLA, from the coding sequence ATGCATCCCAACGGGCTCATGCGGATCGGTATCGTCTACGATCTGTTCGACGACTATCCCTGGGAGGTCGGCGAGCCGCCGGACGCCGACGCCGAAAACGAGCCGCCGGAGACGGTCGATGTGCTGGCGGCGGCCATTCGCAAGCTGGGGCACAAGCCCGTCCGGATCGGTACAGCCTACGATCTGCTGGTCGAACTGCCGGACCTGCGGATCGACTGTGGCATCAGCATCGCTGAAGGGGCTCGTGGCCGCAACCGCGAAGCCTACGCGCCCATGCTGTTCGAAATGGCCGGGATCCCCTACATCGGCTCCGATCCGCTGACGCTTTCGCTCAGCCTCGACAAAGCCTGGACCAAAGATCTGGTCGCGGCCGCCGGGGTACCCACGCCGCCATACCGGACCTATGCCGGCCCTGAGGATGTCGATCCACACGATCTGCCGGGACCGTTTCCGCTGTTTGTAAAACCCCGGTACGAAGGCTCCTCGAAGGGGATCACGGCCGCCTCCAAGGTTCATTCGCTGGAGGCGCTGCGCGAGCAGGTGGCCCGGCTGACGGCGACCTACCGCCAGGAGGTGATCGTGGAACCGTTCATCGAAGGGAGCGAGTTTACTGTGGCCGTCATCGGCAACAATCCGCCCGAACCGCTGCCGGTGCTGCAGCGGGCGGTGGAGGCCACCACGGGCATCGGCTTGCATGCGCTGGAGCATCGCGGCATGAAGCCGGCGGCCGCGCTCGAAGCGGCACCTTACGTGCCGCTGACCGACGAACTGGAGCGCTGCCTGCAGCAACTGGCCGTGCGCGTCTACGAAAAGCTCCAGTGCCGCGACTTTGCCCGACTGGACTTCCGCGTCGATCGCGAGGGCAAACCGTGGTTTCTGGAGATCAATCCGCTCCCGACGTTTGCGCCGGACGGAACGTTTGCCATCCTTGCGGAATTGATGCAGCGGCCCTACGTGGAATTTCTGGCCGAGATCCTGCAACGCGGGCTCCGGCGTCTGGGCCTGGCCTGA
- a CDS encoding KamA family radical SAM protein, with the protein MACPPFDSSHPEWRDWRWQMRHRIHTAEELSRWIRLTDEERRAIEATRGVFRWNITPYYASLMDPEDPNCPIRRQVVPRLEELAPDLIGVMDPLEEVAHSPVKNLIHNYRDRVAFCVTSECAIYCRYCLRKRMVGDAAFMMRKAELQAAIDYIAAHPEIRDVLLTGGDPLTLSETHLAWILDQLRAIPHVEIIRIGTRMPVKLPYRITPELCRLLERYHPLWINTHFNHPKELTPDAAEAIDRLLRAGIPVGNQTVLLRGINDDVATMKALCEGLVRMRVRPYYLYQAQLIGGTAHFRTPIEKGMAIMRALQGRTTGFAIPKYVLDTPYGKVPLDGSYVRGRAGDYVIVETPRGVLWAEPNPIPPDEDLPFRLPEIPWPEEVDTIDVEQPLYTGAR; encoded by the coding sequence ATGGCCTGCCCTCCTTTTGATTCCTCCCATCCTGAGTGGCGCGACTGGCGGTGGCAGATGCGCCACCGCATTCACACAGCCGAGGAACTGTCCCGGTGGATCCGGCTCACCGACGAAGAGCGCCGGGCGATCGAGGCTACCCGCGGCGTTTTCCGCTGGAACATCACGCCTTACTATGCCAGCCTGATGGATCCGGAGGATCCGAACTGTCCCATCCGCCGCCAGGTGGTGCCCCGTCTGGAGGAGCTGGCGCCGGACCTGATCGGCGTGATGGATCCACTCGAAGAGGTGGCCCACTCGCCGGTGAAAAACCTGATCCACAACTACCGGGACCGGGTGGCCTTCTGCGTCACCAGCGAGTGTGCCATCTACTGCCGCTACTGCCTGCGCAAGCGCATGGTGGGCGATGCCGCCTTCATGATGCGAAAAGCGGAGCTGCAGGCGGCCATCGACTACATTGCGGCGCATCCGGAAATCCGGGACGTGTTGCTGACAGGGGGCGATCCGCTGACGCTGAGCGAGACGCACCTGGCCTGGATTCTGGATCAGCTTCGGGCGATTCCCCACGTCGAGATCATCCGCATCGGCACCCGCATGCCCGTCAAGCTGCCCTATCGGATTACGCCCGAGCTGTGCCGCCTGCTGGAGCGCTATCACCCGCTGTGGATCAACACGCATTTCAACCATCCGAAAGAACTGACGCCCGATGCCGCCGAGGCGATCGATCGCCTGCTGCGGGCTGGCATTCCGGTGGGCAATCAGACCGTGCTGCTGCGCGGGATCAACGACGACGTCGCGACGATGAAGGCGCTCTGCGAGGGGCTGGTCCGCATGCGGGTGCGGCCCTACTACCTCTACCAGGCGCAACTCATCGGCGGCACCGCCCACTTCCGCACGCCCATCGAAAAGGGCATGGCCATCATGCGGGCGTTGCAGGGGCGCACGACGGGCTTTGCCATTCCGAAGTATGTGCTCGACACGCCCTACGGTAAGGTGCCGCTCGATGGCTCGTACGTGCGCGGACGGGCCGGCGACTACGTGATCGTCGAGACGCCACGCGGCGTGCTCTGGGCCGAGCCCAACCCGATCCCGCCGGACGAAGACCTGCCGTTTCGCCTGCCCGAAATCCCCTGGCCGGAAGAAGTCGATACGATCGACGTGGAGCAGCCGCTGTATACCGGTGCACGTTGA
- a CDS encoding TrkH family potassium uptake protein — translation MLGLKWSARRSSALLVKQPRRESFWRRLSPPQLFVGSFLLLILLGTLGLKTLPGLYTGAPLSWLDALFTATSAVCVTGLIVVDTATYFTVWGQAFILLLIQLGGLGIITFTTVLIVALGRRLSLRQQALAASAVEAAPHVDYRQLARDVVRFTFLIEAAGALLLYLGFLPELGWRGAFWPAVFHAISAFCNAGFSTFSDSLVGFRTNPVVLPVIMVLIVVGGLGFLTLEELYLWRRSIRERRRFRLSLHSRLVLTTTVLLLGVGWVFFVFFEWKATLAALPLPAKLLNGLFMSVTARTAGFNTIDYGAATEQTNFLTILLMFVGGSPGSMAGGIKTTTIALLVLLAISRLRGQEVPSCWSRSVPHEVVQRAVGLFVVAVAVLMLGSFVLTATEIEHGVTAPGSFLKYLFEAYSAFGTVGLSMGVTPSLSTTGRWIIILLMFIGRVGPLTFAAALTIRRHRTRQFRYAYEDVVVG, via the coding sequence ATGCTCGGTCTGAAGTGGTCGGCCCGGCGCTCGTCTGCACTTCTGGTGAAGCAACCTCGCCGTGAAAGCTTCTGGCGTCGCCTTTCACCCCCGCAACTGTTCGTCGGATCGTTTCTGCTGCTCATTCTGCTGGGCACGCTGGGCCTCAAAACGCTGCCCGGTCTTTACACCGGCGCGCCGCTTTCTTGGCTGGACGCTCTGTTTACGGCCACCAGCGCCGTCTGCGTGACGGGGTTGATCGTGGTCGATACGGCCACGTACTTCACAGTCTGGGGCCAGGCCTTCATCCTGCTGCTCATTCAGCTCGGCGGGCTGGGCATCATCACGTTCACCACCGTGCTCATCGTTGCGCTGGGGCGGCGGCTGTCGCTGCGGCAACAGGCGCTGGCCGCCAGTGCCGTCGAGGCCGCGCCGCACGTCGATTACCGGCAACTGGCCCGCGACGTGGTGCGCTTCACGTTCCTGATCGAAGCAGCGGGGGCATTGCTGCTCTACCTGGGTTTTCTGCCCGAACTGGGGTGGCGCGGCGCTTTCTGGCCGGCGGTTTTTCATGCGATCAGTGCTTTCTGCAACGCGGGCTTTTCGACGTTTTCCGATTCGCTCGTCGGTTTTCGCACAAATCCTGTTGTGCTGCCGGTGATCATGGTGCTGATCGTGGTTGGCGGGCTGGGCTTTCTGACGCTTGAGGAGCTGTACCTGTGGCGGCGGTCGATCCGGGAGCGGCGGCGCTTCCGGCTGTCGCTGCACTCGCGCCTTGTACTGACCACAACGGTCCTGCTGCTCGGCGTGGGGTGGGTCTTTTTCGTGTTCTTCGAGTGGAAGGCCACGCTGGCCGCGTTGCCCCTGCCGGCCAAGTTGCTCAACGGCCTGTTCATGAGCGTGACGGCACGTACGGCCGGCTTCAACACGATCGACTACGGCGCGGCCACCGAGCAGACGAACTTTCTGACCATTCTGCTGATGTTCGTGGGGGGCTCGCCGGGCTCGATGGCCGGTGGCATCAAGACGACAACGATCGCGCTGCTCGTGTTGCTGGCCATCTCCAGGCTCCGGGGACAGGAGGTCCCGAGCTGCTGGAGCCGTTCGGTGCCCCACGAGGTCGTGCAGCGGGCGGTCGGGCTGTTCGTGGTGGCCGTGGCCGTGCTAATGCTGGGAAGCTTTGTGCTGACGGCCACCGAGATCGAGCACGGCGTGACGGCGCCGGGAAGCTTTCTGAAATACCTGTTCGAAGCTTACAGCGCCTTCGGGACGGTCGGCCTGTCCATGGGCGTAACGCCGTCGCTTTCGACAACCGGGCGCTGGATCATCATCCTGCTGATGTTCATCGGGCGGGTGGGACCGCTGACGTTCGCCGCGGCGTTGACGATCCGGCGGCACCGCACGCGCCAGTTTCGGTACGCTTACGAAGACGTGGTGGTCGGATGA
- a CDS encoding potassium channel family protein: MKRFVVIGLGNFGASVAEALYAEGNEVLAIDLDERAVDRIAPHVTRAVVCDGRDLETLERLGVREVDVGIISTGDDITASVLSTLVLRDLGVGEIYVKVISRDHARVMNRLGVTETIFPERESALNLASRLSGRALLNYFRIGTGFGIQEMAVPDEWEGKTLRQLELRQRYGLSVVAVRDVLSDQIHIPPDPDVPLRDTDTLFVAGKEEDLERVARLK, from the coding sequence ATGAAACGCTTTGTCGTCATCGGACTCGGCAACTTCGGCGCCAGTGTGGCCGAGGCGCTCTACGCCGAAGGGAACGAAGTGCTGGCCATCGATCTGGACGAGCGGGCGGTCGATCGCATCGCGCCGCATGTGACACGGGCGGTGGTCTGCGACGGCCGCGACCTGGAGACGCTCGAACGCCTGGGCGTCCGTGAGGTGGACGTGGGCATCATCTCGACGGGCGACGACATTACGGCCAGCGTGCTCTCGACGCTCGTGCTGCGCGACCTGGGCGTCGGGGAGATCTACGTGAAGGTCATCTCGCGCGACCATGCCCGCGTGATGAACCGCCTGGGTGTGACCGAGACGATCTTCCCGGAGCGTGAGTCGGCGCTGAACCTGGCCAGCCGGCTGTCCGGCCGCGCGCTGCTCAACTACTTCCGCATCGGTACGGGCTTCGGCATTCAGGAGATGGCCGTGCCCGACGAATGGGAGGGCAAGACGCTGCGCCAGCTCGAATTGCGCCAGCGCTACGGGCTGTCGGTCGTAGCCGTGCGTGACGTGCTCAGCGATCAGATCCACATCCCGCCGGACCCCGACGTGCCGCTCCGCGACACCGATACGCTCTTCGTGGCCGGCAAGGAAGAAGACCTGGAGCGGGTGGCCCGCCTGAAATGA
- a CDS encoding PD40 domain-containing protein — protein sequence MVRRLGVCLLLGLLAGTARAQCFELLGGGPGGRAWRQLESAHFRIVYPASLDSVALRVAAIAEASHTALAAWFGFALQGKPRLYLSNADDIANGLAVPLGEGYSCIWIYGHDVDAWTGTTPWLERVVPHELAHLFHYQAVRTRPAWLNLLLGRPLPRFWTEGLAQYTTETWDAQRGERWLRTAVLDDALSYEDGRSRWNGRLMYAVGHAQTRWLAWQQGDSTLRRILTHRSRRLGLLPVHDFYTAFRDVTGTSYRSFYERWRRHVNVLYNTMAGQMETPDSLRGDTLAVPVAYVDDLALSPDTTHWAVLGLPSMERPGRTLYVGRPGHWRAVVEGDIRPPVAWSPDGRWLAFARRERGPKGGVVYDLWLASADGRTHQQLTRGARAFAPTFAPDGRRLAFVSVADGAAHLQVLDLEAGAVRWTKAFPASVRIGTVRWRPDGRALVFDRFVEGRRRDLVLWYPETDSLVVLTDGRHDDRGPVWSPEGRHLAFTSLRDGVPNVFVLDTASGKVARVTRLVTGARVLDWLPPSPGFPEGRLAVVVTLSKYGEAVRLVDARRRAVERPVEVPEPYRAWMAYVAPSRRMLDTLAVRSVPVSSPEPYRSWANLTHVASLALPYYLGPLGAGVGGFTLWLEPLGYHAIAAGGMLSATQPRYSFASVSYLSRRGWGTVGGAVYRLPGAAVPYDNGTLVEVQTGGELVLGRAFSAPPYGRQWGSLRLRYRDRRPLWPRHPERLRGLLPPPASGRQLDVTLKLRLERRRPYRYNTVHPLDGEGVRFRLLGAVPVLGADLQFARLDVAAYRLWPVMGRHRLLTYGRVQLQRGRSLPQDYLGLSRTDAVHLLLPGIEPEVFAPAFHERVRGYRRLAAGRTVLFGSVEYRVPLLSDLQTRILGLVRLGATALAAFADGAIVREGMNTERLGAGIELKNALHLGPLVLTHALGWAHPLRPDEPGARRELYYRIRAAVPF from the coding sequence ATGGTCCGTCGCCTCGGCGTCTGTTTGCTGCTCGGCCTGCTGGCCGGAACGGCGCGGGCGCAATGCTTCGAGCTGCTGGGCGGCGGACCGGGCGGGCGCGCCTGGCGTCAGCTCGAAAGCGCGCATTTCCGCATCGTCTATCCGGCCTCGCTGGATTCGGTAGCCCTGCGGGTGGCTGCCATCGCCGAGGCGAGCCACACGGCACTGGCCGCCTGGTTCGGGTTCGCGCTGCAGGGCAAACCCCGGCTGTACCTTTCCAATGCCGACGACATCGCCAACGGGCTGGCCGTACCGCTGGGCGAGGGCTACAGTTGCATCTGGATCTACGGCCACGACGTGGACGCCTGGACGGGCACCACGCCCTGGCTTGAGCGGGTGGTGCCGCACGAGCTGGCCCATCTGTTTCACTACCAGGCCGTGCGCACCCGGCCCGCGTGGCTGAACCTGCTGCTCGGACGGCCGCTGCCGCGCTTCTGGACCGAAGGGCTGGCCCAGTACACGACGGAAACCTGGGACGCCCAGCGGGGCGAGCGCTGGCTGCGCACGGCCGTACTGGACGACGCGCTCTCGTATGAGGACGGCCGCTCCCGCTGGAACGGTCGCCTGATGTACGCCGTGGGGCACGCCCAGACGCGCTGGCTGGCCTGGCAACAGGGCGATTCGACGCTGCGCCGCATCCTGACGCACCGCTCCCGACGGCTCGGCCTGCTGCCCGTCCATGATTTTTACACGGCGTTTCGCGACGTCACGGGCACTTCGTACCGCTCGTTCTACGAACGCTGGCGGCGGCACGTGAACGTGCTCTACAACACGATGGCCGGCCAGATGGAGACGCCCGACTCGCTCCGGGGCGATACGCTGGCGGTGCCTGTCGCCTACGTGGACGACCTGGCGCTGAGTCCCGACACAACGCACTGGGCCGTACTGGGCCTGCCGTCCATGGAACGCCCCGGGCGCACGCTCTACGTGGGACGCCCGGGGCACTGGCGCGCCGTGGTCGAGGGCGACATCCGTCCGCCCGTCGCCTGGAGTCCGGACGGCCGGTGGCTTGCCTTTGCCCGGCGGGAACGGGGGCCGAAGGGTGGGGTCGTGTACGACCTCTGGCTGGCATCGGCCGACGGGCGCACGCACCAGCAGCTTACCCGGGGCGCGCGGGCCTTCGCGCCGACGTTTGCACCGGATGGCCGGCGTCTGGCCTTTGTGTCGGTCGCCGACGGCGCCGCGCACCTGCAGGTGCTGGATCTTGAGGCGGGGGCGGTTCGGTGGACGAAAGCCTTCCCGGCTTCGGTGCGGATCGGTACGGTGCGGTGGCGTCCCGACGGCCGGGCGCTCGTCTTTGATCGGTTTGTCGAGGGAAGACGCCGGGATCTGGTGCTGTGGTATCCCGAGACGGACAGCCTGGTGGTACTGACCGACGGCCGACACGATGACCGGGGGCCGGTCTGGAGCCCCGAGGGGCGCCACCTGGCCTTCACGTCGTTGCGGGACGGCGTGCCGAACGTGTTCGTGCTGGACACGGCCTCGGGGAAGGTGGCGCGTGTGACGCGATTGGTGACCGGGGCGCGCGTGCTCGACTGGCTGCCGCCTTCGCCTGGCTTTCCGGAGGGGCGGCTGGCCGTGGTCGTCACGCTGTCGAAGTACGGCGAGGCGGTGCGGCTGGTGGACGCCCGGCGGCGGGCGGTAGAGCGGCCCGTCGAGGTGCCCGAGCCCTATCGGGCATGGATGGCGTACGTGGCCCCTTCGCGTCGGATGCTCGACACGCTGGCGGTGCGTTCGGTCCCGGTGTCGTCTCCGGAGCCCTATCGGTCGTGGGCCAACCTGACGCACGTGGCCTCGCTGGCGCTGCCCTACTACCTGGGGCCGCTGGGTGCTGGCGTGGGAGGCTTCACGCTCTGGCTGGAGCCGCTCGGGTACCACGCGATCGCGGCGGGCGGAATGCTTTCGGCCACGCAACCCCGTTACAGCTTCGCGAGCGTAAGCTATCTATCGCGGCGTGGTTGGGGAACGGTGGGCGGGGCCGTCTATCGGCTACCCGGTGCCGCGGTGCCCTACGATAACGGGACCCTCGTGGAGGTGCAGACGGGAGGGGAGCTGGTACTCGGACGAGCGTTCTCGGCTCCGCCGTATGGTCGGCAATGGGGGAGTCTGCGCCTGCGCTATCGGGATCGGCGGCCGCTCTGGCCGCGCCATCCTGAGCGATTGCGTGGACTGCTGCCGCCTCCGGCGTCTGGTCGGCAACTGGACGTGACGCTCAAGCTCCGTCTGGAACGACGGCGGCCCTATCGCTACAACACCGTGCACCCGCTCGACGGCGAAGGCGTGCGCTTCCGGCTGCTGGGCGCCGTGCCCGTTCTCGGGGCCGATCTACAGTTCGCGCGGCTGGACGTGGCCGCCTATCGCCTCTGGCCGGTGATGGGACGGCACCGGCTGCTGACCTACGGGCGCGTGCAACTCCAGCGTGGCCGTAGTCTGCCCCAGGACTATCTTGGCCTTTCTCGCACCGACGCGGTGCATCTGCTCCTGCCGGGCATCGAGCCCGAGGTATTTGCACCGGCCTTCCATGAGCGCGTGCGCGGCTACCGACGCCTGGCGGCTGGCCGCACCGTGCTGTTCGGGTCGGTCGAGTACCGCGTACCGCTGCTGTCGGATCTGCAGACCCGGATTCTGGGGCTGGTGCGGCTGGGCGCGACGGCGCTGGCCGCCTTTGCCGACGGCGCGATCGTACGCGAGGGGATGAACACGGAGCGACTGGGCGCGGGCATCGAACTGAAAAATGCGCTGCACCTTGGACCGCTGGTGCTCACGCACGCGCTGGGATGGGCCCACCCGCTTCGCCCCGACGAGCCCGGCGCCCGCCGTGAGCTTTACTACCGCATCCGTGCCGCCGTGCCTTTCTGA
- a CDS encoding mechanosensitive ion channel family protein, whose amino-acid sequence MNRPMVLGWLLAWLVLGCGQEKPALPVSESVTEVSADTQHSVLVQLDSLQVARLEAALDSLSWEVGRLRQMLEQAGVSEATSAALADTVRAITRQQLADTARQVGYLGLRVVWATFVLVLTYFLVRWSVWLLDMMAERRAARRLFFKRLIPVVRLLLWMGAIYYVMGGIFGVDREGLLAASAVLGVAVGFAAQDVLKNIFGGILIIFDQPFQVGDKVRIGGTYGEVVSIGLRSTRIVTPDDNLVSVPNAQVVEGQVANANAGALDCQVVVDLYLPGWVDVMKAKQIAYQAAASSQYVYLKKPIVVNVRDEFHDMFLLHLIVKAYVLDTRYEFAFASEVTEIAKTEFLRQGLLTPMTTRIPWALEGDLHNPSRAPHES is encoded by the coding sequence ATGAACAGGCCAATGGTGCTTGGATGGCTGCTTGCCTGGCTGGTGCTGGGTTGCGGCCAGGAGAAGCCGGCGTTGCCGGTATCCGAATCGGTCACGGAGGTTTCGGCCGACACGCAACATAGCGTGCTGGTGCAGCTCGATTCGCTGCAGGTGGCCCGATTGGAGGCGGCGCTGGATAGCTTGAGCTGGGAGGTCGGGCGGTTGCGCCAGATGCTGGAGCAAGCTGGAGTCTCTGAGGCGACGTCTGCGGCGCTGGCCGATACGGTACGGGCCATTACCCGACAACAGCTGGCCGATACGGCCCGCCAAGTAGGCTACCTGGGTCTGCGCGTAGTCTGGGCCACGTTTGTGCTGGTGCTCACCTATTTTCTGGTGCGCTGGAGCGTCTGGTTGCTTGATATGATGGCCGAACGCCGCGCTGCTCGGCGTCTGTTCTTCAAACGACTGATTCCGGTCGTCCGCTTGTTGCTCTGGATGGGCGCCATCTATTATGTGATGGGAGGCATCTTCGGGGTCGATCGCGAAGGCTTGCTGGCCGCTTCGGCGGTGCTGGGCGTAGCGGTTGGCTTTGCCGCGCAGGATGTGCTCAAAAACATTTTTGGTGGCATCCTGATCATCTTCGATCAGCCGTTTCAGGTGGGTGACAAAGTACGTATTGGCGGCACCTATGGCGAAGTGGTCTCCATCGGCTTGCGTTCCACCCGAATCGTTACTCCCGACGACAATCTGGTTTCGGTGCCCAACGCGCAGGTGGTCGAAGGACAGGTGGCCAATGCCAATGCTGGCGCGCTTGACTGTCAGGTCGTGGTCGATCTGTATCTACCAGGCTGGGTCGATGTGATGAAGGCCAAACAGATCGCTTACCAGGCGGCCGCTTCGTCGCAGTATGTGTATCTCAAAAAACCGATCGTCGTCAATGTGCGCGATGAGTTTCACGACATGTTTTTGCTGCACCTGATCGTAAAAGCCTATGTGCTGGATACGCGGTACGAGTTCGCCTTCGCCAGCGAAGTGACCGAGATCGCCAAGACCGAATTTTTGCGTCAGGGACTATTGACCCCGATGACGACCCGGATTCCATGGGCACTGGAAGGAGATCTCCACAACCCATCCCGAGCGCCCCATGAATCCTGA